One region of Streptomyces davaonensis JCM 4913 genomic DNA includes:
- a CDS encoding ROK family protein, translated as MSGKADPRPAGEGTTSRTRLDRGRGALGPALELVHTGRAPTRAVLTAELGVTRATAGAVAAELEALGLIRVDARPGAAAGSQGRPSHRLDVAEDGPVVLAAQVHADGFRAAAGRPRRRIVATAPGRETVDADPAKVLGSVVEAGAELLRTTGRRCVGAGLAVPSAVAEPDGLALNPLHLAWPVGAPVRPIFAECVRAAGITGPAFAANDVNLAALAEHRHGAGRGSRDLLCVATGHRGVGGALVLDGRLHTGSSGLALEVGHLTVNPEGRPCHCGSRGCLDVEADPLALLTTAGRDPGPEVSLLQQANDLIRHHYDDPTVRTAAEELIDRLGLGLAGLVNILNPDRIILGGLHRTLLDADPGRLRAVVADRSLWGQSGGVPILACTLDHNSLVGAAELAWQPVLDDPLGALTHQ; from the coding sequence ATGAGCGGCAAGGCTGACCCCCGGCCGGCGGGGGAAGGGACCACCTCGAGGACGCGGCTGGACCGGGGACGCGGTGCGCTCGGGCCCGCACTGGAGCTCGTGCACACCGGTCGCGCCCCGACCCGGGCCGTGCTCACCGCGGAGCTGGGCGTGACCCGGGCCACGGCGGGCGCGGTCGCCGCCGAGCTGGAGGCACTGGGGCTGATCCGGGTCGACGCCCGGCCCGGCGCGGCGGCCGGATCGCAGGGCCGCCCCTCGCACCGGCTCGACGTCGCCGAGGACGGGCCCGTCGTCCTCGCCGCCCAGGTGCACGCCGACGGCTTCCGGGCCGCCGCTGGTCGGCCTCGGCGGCGGATCGTCGCCACCGCGCCGGGCCGCGAGACCGTCGACGCCGACCCGGCGAAGGTCCTCGGATCGGTCGTGGAGGCCGGCGCCGAGCTGCTGCGCACGACCGGCCGACGCTGTGTGGGCGCGGGGCTCGCCGTGCCCTCCGCGGTCGCCGAACCCGACGGGCTCGCCCTGAACCCCCTGCACCTGGCGTGGCCCGTGGGCGCGCCGGTGCGCCCGATCTTCGCCGAGTGCGTGCGAGCCGCGGGCATCACCGGCCCGGCGTTCGCCGCCAACGACGTCAACCTCGCCGCGCTCGCCGAGCACCGGCACGGCGCGGGCCGCGGCTCCCGGGACCTGCTGTGCGTGGCCACCGGGCACCGGGGCGTCGGCGGCGCGCTGGTGCTCGACGGGCGGCTGCACACCGGGAGTTCGGGGCTTGCCCTGGAGGTCGGCCACCTCACCGTGAACCCCGAGGGCCGCCCCTGCCACTGCGGCAGCCGCGGCTGCCTGGACGTCGAGGCCGACCCGCTGGCCCTGCTCACCACCGCGGGCCGCGACCCGGGCCCCGAGGTGTCGCTGCTCCAGCAGGCCAACGACCTGATCCGGCACCACTACGACGACCCGACCGTCCGCACGGCAGCCGAGGAACTCATCGACCGACTCGGCCTCGGACTCGCCGGTCTGGTGAACATCCTCAACCCGGACCGCATCATCCTCGGCGGACTGCACCGCACCCTCCTGGACGCCGACCCGGGACGGCTGCGCGCGGTGGTCGCCGACCGCAGCCTGTGGGGGCAGAGCGGCGGCGTGCCGATCCTGGCCTGCACCCTGGACCACAACAGCCTGGTGGGCGCCGCCGAACTGGCCTGGCAACCGGTGCTGGACGATCCGCTGGGGGCGCTAACCCACCAGTGA
- the ilvY gene encoding HTH-type transcriptional activator IlvY: MRDDHRELRLFLHLAQSLNFGRTSLDCHVSPATLTRTVQRLEADLGHRLLDRGPRGVSLTAEGHRFREYAVQALELWRAYREEHPDPAELTGRLALFATVTACQALLPDLLAPFRAAHPQVRLDLRTGDAAAALARLDEGEVDVAVAGIPARLPEALVGRTVAVTELVFVTARDRPDAGLDGPFVLPHRGLVREAADRWFRARGAAPDLACEPDGHEGLLTLVALGCGTGVVPRFVLEHSAVRDRLAVLPADPPPEDFPIGLCVRRADLRRPLVAALWSLTASAAAYQGSGPCAEK, from the coding sequence ATGCGGGACGACCATCGGGAGCTGCGGCTCTTTCTCCATCTCGCGCAGTCGCTGAACTTCGGGCGGACGAGCCTCGACTGCCATGTCAGTCCCGCCACGCTGACGCGGACCGTGCAGCGCCTTGAGGCCGATCTCGGGCACCGTCTCCTCGACCGGGGCCCTCGCGGGGTCTCGCTCACGGCCGAGGGGCACCGCTTCCGCGAATACGCCGTCCAGGCACTGGAGTTGTGGCGCGCCTACCGCGAGGAGCATCCCGACCCGGCCGAACTCACCGGCCGCCTGGCGCTGTTCGCCACCGTGACGGCCTGCCAGGCCCTGCTGCCTGACCTGTTGGCACCGTTCCGGGCCGCGCATCCTCAGGTACGGCTGGATCTGCGCACCGGGGACGCGGCGGCGGCGCTCGCCCGGCTGGACGAGGGGGAGGTCGACGTGGCCGTCGCGGGGATCCCGGCGCGGCTGCCGGAGGCGCTGGTGGGGCGGACGGTCGCGGTGACCGAGCTGGTCTTCGTCACGGCGCGGGACCGCCCGGATGCCGGTCTCGACGGGCCCTTCGTCCTCCCTCACCGGGGCCTGGTCCGAGAGGCCGCCGACCGCTGGTTCCGGGCCCGGGGCGCGGCGCCCGACCTGGCCTGCGAGCCGGACGGCCACGAGGGACTGCTGACGCTGGTCGCGCTGGGCTGCGGCACGGGCGTCGTCCCCCGATTCGTGCTGGAGCACAGCGCGGTGCGCGACCGGCTGGCCGTGCTTCCCGCGGATCCGCCGCCCGAGGACTTCCCGATCGGGCTGTGCGTCCGGCGGGCGGATCTGCGGCGGCCGCTGGTCGCGGCGCTGTGGAGCCTCACCGCCTCGGCGGCGGCCTACCAGGGCAGCGGGCCCTGTGCCGAGAAGTAG
- a CDS encoding alpha-ketoglutarate-dependent dioxygenase AlkB family protein: protein MDAELFPRPRTTIAPGAVHVPDWLDADRQRELLTACREWARPPAGLRTVRTPGGGTMTARQVCLGWHWYPYGYARTVVDGDGAPVKPLPDWLGELARRAVRDALGTGTPPYDIALINFYDADARMGMHRDSDEESDAPVVSLSLGDTCVFRFGNTETRARPYTDVELRSGDLFVFGGASRLAYHGVPRVHPGTGPPELGLAGRLNVTLRVSGR from the coding sequence ATGGATGCCGAGCTGTTCCCCAGGCCCCGCACCACCATCGCGCCCGGCGCGGTGCATGTGCCGGACTGGCTGGACGCGGACCGGCAGCGCGAGCTGCTCACGGCCTGCCGGGAGTGGGCGCGCCCGCCCGCCGGACTGCGCACGGTGCGCACCCCGGGCGGCGGCACGATGACCGCACGACAGGTCTGCCTCGGCTGGCACTGGTATCCGTACGGCTACGCCCGCACGGTCGTCGACGGCGACGGGGCCCCGGTCAAACCCCTCCCGGACTGGCTGGGGGAGCTGGCACGGCGAGCGGTCCGGGACGCGCTGGGCACCGGAACACCGCCGTACGACATCGCACTGATCAACTTCTACGACGCCGACGCCCGCATGGGCATGCACCGCGACAGCGACGAGGAGTCGGACGCGCCCGTGGTGTCGCTGAGCCTCGGCGACACCTGTGTCTTCCGGTTCGGGAACACCGAGACGCGGGCCCGTCCCTACACCGACGTGGAGCTGCGCAGCGGCGATCTCTTCGTGTTCGGGGGAGCGTCCCGGCTCGCCTACCACGGCGTCCCGCGGGTGCACCCGGGCACCGGGCCGCCCGAGTTGGGACTGGCCGGGCGGTTGAACGTCACGCTCAGAGTCAGTGGCCGGTAG
- a CDS encoding glycoside hydrolase family 15 protein, giving the protein MSGTAPSDQDEPGASRYLPIAEHGLIGDLRSVALVGTDGTIDWYCCPSFDAPSVFAAILDAERGGAFELAAAVPARTKQFYFPDTNVLITRFFTEDGVGEVQDFMPVDGDSVETERHRLIRRVLCVRGSIPFRTRVAPRFDYGTQPHTVRLDGGVAVFESAKLSLGLTATVPLEPDGLDVRADFKLAEGESAVFALDQVGGEVSPRRCAMTEAEEQFSTTVAYWRHWLSASKYRGRWREMVHRSALTLKLLTYAPTGAIVAAPTTSLPEQLGGERNWDYRYVWVRDAAFCVYALLRLGFTGEAEAFMNFVTRHISPGDGKPSGPLQIMYGIDGRTDLAERELDHLEGHRASAPVRIGNAAAEQLQLDIYGALIDSIYLYDKWAKPISSDQWDDVTALVDWVCEHWDQPDEGIWETRGGRKKFLYSRLMCWVAIERAIRMANRRGLPADIVRWRNTRDTIYRRIMSHGWSESRQAFVQHEDDDVLDAAVLMMPLTKFIAPTDPKWLSTLDALTADLVSDSLVYRYDPMASPDGLRGDEGTFSICSFWYVEAMVHAGRVDEARLAFEKMLTYANHLGLYAEEISHTGEQQGNFPQAFTHLALISAAFNLDKALG; this is encoded by the coding sequence ATGAGCGGAACTGCACCGAGCGACCAGGACGAACCAGGGGCTTCGCGCTATCTGCCGATCGCCGAGCACGGCCTGATCGGCGATCTGCGCAGCGTGGCCCTGGTGGGGACCGACGGCACGATCGACTGGTACTGCTGCCCCTCGTTCGACGCGCCGAGCGTCTTCGCCGCGATCCTGGACGCCGAGCGCGGCGGCGCCTTCGAGCTGGCGGCGGCCGTACCGGCGCGCACCAAGCAGTTCTACTTCCCGGACACCAACGTCCTGATCACCCGCTTCTTCACCGAGGACGGCGTCGGTGAGGTGCAGGACTTCATGCCCGTGGACGGCGACTCGGTGGAGACCGAGCGGCACCGGCTGATCCGGCGCGTGCTGTGCGTGCGCGGCTCCATCCCGTTCCGCACCCGCGTCGCCCCGCGCTTCGACTACGGCACCCAGCCGCACACCGTGCGGCTGGACGGCGGGGTGGCCGTCTTCGAGTCCGCGAAGCTGTCGCTGGGGCTGACCGCGACGGTGCCGCTGGAGCCCGACGGCCTCGATGTGCGGGCCGACTTCAAGCTCGCCGAGGGCGAGTCGGCGGTGTTCGCGCTGGACCAGGTCGGCGGCGAGGTGAGCCCGCGCCGGTGCGCCATGACCGAGGCGGAGGAGCAGTTCAGCACCACGGTCGCGTACTGGCGGCACTGGCTGTCCGCGTCCAAGTACCGGGGCCGCTGGCGGGAGATGGTGCACCGCTCGGCGCTCACCCTCAAGCTCCTCACCTACGCGCCCACCGGCGCCATCGTCGCCGCGCCGACGACCAGCCTGCCCGAGCAGCTCGGCGGCGAGCGCAACTGGGACTACCGCTATGTGTGGGTGCGCGACGCCGCCTTCTGCGTGTACGCGCTGCTGCGGCTCGGCTTCACCGGCGAGGCCGAGGCGTTCATGAACTTCGTGACCCGGCACATCAGTCCGGGCGACGGCAAACCCTCGGGCCCGCTCCAGATCATGTACGGCATCGACGGCCGCACCGACCTCGCCGAGCGCGAACTCGACCATCTGGAGGGCCACCGGGCCTCCGCCCCGGTCCGGATCGGCAACGCCGCCGCCGAACAGCTCCAACTGGACATCTACGGCGCCCTGATCGACTCGATCTATCTCTACGACAAGTGGGCCAAGCCCATCTCCAGCGACCAGTGGGACGATGTCACCGCTCTGGTGGACTGGGTGTGCGAGCACTGGGACCAGCCGGACGAGGGCATCTGGGAGACCCGGGGCGGCCGCAAGAAGTTCCTGTACTCACGGCTGATGTGCTGGGTGGCCATAGAGCGGGCGATCCGCATGGCCAACCGGCGCGGCCTGCCCGCCGACATCGTCCGCTGGCGCAACACCCGGGACACCATCTACCGGCGCATCATGAGCCACGGCTGGTCCGAGTCCCGCCAGGCCTTCGTCCAGCACGAGGACGACGACGTGCTGGACGCGGCCGTACTGATGATGCCGCTGACGAAGTTCATCGCGCCGACCGACCCGAAGTGGCTGTCCACCCTGGACGCCCTCACCGCGGACCTGGTCTCCGACTCCCTGGTCTACCGCTACGACCCGATGGCCAGCCCCGACGGACTGCGCGGCGACGAGGGCACGTTCTCGATCTGCTCCTTCTGGTACGTCGAGGCCATGGTGCACGCCGGCCGGGTCGACGAGGCCCGGCTGGCCTTCGAGAAGATGCTCACCTACGCCAACCATCTGGGCCTGTACGCCGAGGAGATCAGCCACACCGGCGAGCAACAGGGCAACTTCCCCCAGGCGTTCACGCATCTCGCCCTGATCAGCGCGGCGTTCAACCTCGACAAGGCGCTGGGCTGA
- a CDS encoding DeoR/GlpR family DNA-binding transcription regulator codes for MSRDARWKALLELLVERGRLDVEEAAAELSVSAATIRRDFDQLAEQQMLVRTRGGAVVHGVSYELPLRYKTARHASEKERIAKAVAALVSPGEAVGLTGGTTTTEVARALAVRGDLASGSPALTVVTNALNIANELAVRPQFKIVVTGGVARAQSYELIGPLADGVLGQITLDVAVLGVVAFDVAHGAAANDEAEAAINRLLCERAGRVIVAADSSKLGRRAFARICAADAVDTLVTDSAAGSDTVRRFTEAGIEVVTV; via the coding sequence ATGTCGCGCGACGCCCGCTGGAAGGCCCTGCTGGAACTGCTCGTCGAGCGCGGCCGTCTCGACGTCGAGGAGGCCGCCGCCGAGCTGTCGGTCTCCGCCGCCACCATCCGGCGCGACTTCGACCAGCTGGCCGAGCAGCAGATGCTGGTGCGCACCCGGGGCGGCGCGGTCGTCCACGGCGTCTCCTACGAACTGCCGCTGCGCTACAAGACCGCTCGACACGCCTCGGAGAAGGAGCGCATCGCCAAGGCGGTGGCCGCGCTGGTCTCCCCCGGCGAGGCGGTCGGGCTGACCGGCGGCACCACCACGACCGAGGTGGCCCGTGCCCTGGCCGTGCGCGGCGATCTTGCCTCCGGTTCGCCCGCGCTGACCGTGGTCACCAACGCGCTGAACATCGCCAATGAGCTCGCCGTACGGCCCCAGTTCAAGATCGTGGTGACCGGCGGGGTCGCGCGGGCGCAGTCGTACGAGCTGATCGGGCCGCTCGCGGACGGGGTGCTCGGGCAGATCACCCTCGATGTGGCGGTGCTCGGCGTGGTCGCCTTCGACGTCGCGCACGGGGCGGCCGCCAATGACGAGGCGGAGGCAGCGATCAACCGGCTGCTGTGCGAGCGGGCCGGGCGGGTGATCGTGGCCGCGGACTCCAGCAAGCTGGGCCGTCGGGCGTTCGCCCGGATCTGTGCCGCCGACGCCGTGGACACGCTCGTCACCGACTCGGCGGCCGGGTCCGACACCGTACGGCGCTTCACCGAAGCGGGCATCGAGGTCGTCACAGTCTGA
- a CDS encoding class II fructose-bisphosphate aldolase, whose amino-acid sequence MPLVTTGELVTGAAARHRAVAAFNIITLEHIEAVIAGAESAEAPVVLQVSENAVKFRYGRLLPLARAAVAAAERAAVPVALHLDHVQSDDLLRQAPGAGFSSVMYDAARLPYADNLAATRAAADWAHAQGLWIEAELGQIGGKAGQPALDAHAPGARTDPAEARAFVTDSGVDALAVAIGSTHAMTTRTATLDHDRLKRLAATLDVPLVLHGSSGVPDAELTAAVAGGIAKVNIGTALNIAMTGAIRTYLAENPEAVDSRKYLSVGREAMVRAVAGIVTTLTSA is encoded by the coding sequence GTGCCCCTCGTCACCACCGGCGAACTCGTCACCGGCGCCGCCGCGCGGCACCGGGCCGTGGCCGCCTTCAACATCATCACCCTCGAACACATCGAGGCCGTCATCGCGGGCGCCGAATCCGCCGAGGCCCCCGTCGTCCTCCAAGTCAGCGAGAACGCCGTCAAGTTCCGCTACGGCCGACTCCTCCCGCTCGCCCGCGCCGCCGTGGCAGCCGCCGAACGTGCCGCCGTGCCCGTCGCGTTGCACCTGGACCACGTCCAGAGCGACGACCTGCTGCGCCAGGCGCCCGGCGCCGGATTCAGCTCCGTGATGTACGACGCGGCCCGGCTGCCCTACGCCGACAACCTGGCCGCGACCCGGGCCGCCGCCGACTGGGCGCACGCCCAAGGACTGTGGATCGAGGCCGAGTTGGGCCAGATCGGCGGCAAGGCCGGACAGCCCGCCCTCGACGCCCACGCCCCCGGCGCCCGCACCGACCCCGCCGAGGCCCGCGCCTTCGTCACCGACTCCGGCGTCGACGCCCTGGCCGTAGCCATCGGCAGCACGCACGCCATGACGACCCGCACGGCCACCCTCGACCACGACCGCCTCAAACGCCTCGCCGCCACCCTGGACGTGCCGCTCGTCCTGCACGGTTCCTCAGGCGTACCCGACGCCGAACTCACCGCGGCCGTCGCCGGTGGCATCGCCAAGGTCAACATCGGCACCGCGCTCAACATCGCGATGACCGGAGCCATCCGCACCTACCTCGCGGAGAACCCCGAAGCGGTGGACTCGCGCAAGTACCTCAGCGTCGGAAGGGAGGCGATGGTCCGGGCGGTGGCCGGGATCGTCACCACCCTGACTAGCGCTTGA
- a CDS encoding helix-turn-helix transcriptional regulator: MTATEFGRALRRWRDRVAPGTAGLPTGGQRRAAGLRREELALLAGISVDYVTRLEQGRAVNPSAQVVEALARGLRLSADERAYLFGLASLVPPGPGTVPGFLTPSVQRLLDRLVGVPVGVYDAMWDLLMANPLYAALMGDPSGLRGFERNGVWRNFLGPGSRVRQTPEERREFLAALVGDLRTTVARYPADRRLLRLVEELRTNSGLFAELWDTGAVGTQPGGHKTIEHPQVGPLTLDCDILTVTGSDLRIMVYTAEPGTEDAERLALLGVLGTQSLVG; this comes from the coding sequence ATGACGGCGACGGAGTTCGGGCGGGCGCTGCGGCGGTGGCGGGACCGGGTCGCGCCCGGTACGGCCGGGCTGCCGACCGGGGGACAGCGGCGGGCGGCCGGGCTGCGCCGTGAGGAGTTGGCTCTGCTCGCGGGGATCTCCGTGGACTATGTGACCCGGCTCGAACAGGGTCGGGCGGTCAATCCGTCGGCGCAGGTGGTGGAGGCGCTCGCCCGTGGGCTGCGGCTTTCGGCGGACGAGCGGGCGTATCTGTTCGGGCTGGCCAGTCTGGTGCCGCCGGGGCCCGGGACGGTGCCCGGGTTTCTCACGCCCAGTGTCCAGCGGCTGTTGGACCGGCTCGTCGGCGTTCCCGTCGGGGTGTACGACGCCATGTGGGACCTGCTGATGGCCAACCCACTGTATGCGGCGCTGATGGGCGATCCGTCCGGGCTGCGGGGCTTCGAACGCAACGGTGTGTGGCGCAACTTCCTCGGTCCGGGCAGCCGAGTGCGCCAGACGCCCGAGGAGCGGCGGGAGTTCCTGGCCGCGCTGGTCGGCGATCTGCGTACGACGGTGGCCCGGTATCCGGCGGACCGCCGACTGCTGCGCCTGGTCGAGGAGTTGCGCACGAACAGCGGGCTGTTCGCCGAGTTGTGGGACACCGGCGCGGTGGGCACCCAGCCGGGCGGGCACAAGACGATCGAGCATCCCCAGGTGGGGCCGCTGACCCTGGACTGCGACATCCTCACGGTGACGGGCAGCGATCTGCGGATCATGGTCTATACGGCGGAGCCGGGCACCGAGGACGCCGAACGGCTCGCGCTGCTCGGGGTCCTCGGCACGCAGTCACTGGTGGGTTAG
- a CDS encoding SIS domain-containing protein, protein MTHVEEELASQPECWTRAAHQAPAHVGALPAPGERVAIVGCGTSYFMAQSAAALREGAGQGETDAFAASEFPRARAYDRVIALTRSGTTTEVLELLGELTGGRTRTTAITADPETPVMTAADDVVVLDHADERSVVQTRFATTALTLLRAHLGLHTDTVVADARAALDAPLPQGLVDSAQFTFLGRGWTVGLAHEAALKMREAAQAWTESYPAMEYRHGPISITTEGTATWMLGEPPEGLAEQVRATCGRWVAGTLDPLAELIRAQRLAVAVARSRGLDPDRPRHLTRSVILAP, encoded by the coding sequence ATGACCCACGTCGAAGAGGAGCTGGCGAGCCAGCCCGAGTGCTGGACCCGGGCCGCGCACCAGGCACCGGCGCACGTCGGCGCCCTGCCGGCGCCGGGGGAGCGGGTCGCGATCGTCGGCTGCGGCACCTCGTACTTCATGGCGCAGTCCGCCGCCGCTCTGCGCGAGGGCGCGGGCCAGGGCGAGACGGACGCCTTCGCCGCCTCGGAGTTCCCGCGCGCACGCGCCTACGACCGGGTCATCGCCCTGACCCGCTCCGGCACCACGACCGAAGTGCTGGAACTCCTGGGGGAGTTGACGGGCGGCCGCACCCGCACCACCGCGATCACCGCCGACCCCGAGACGCCCGTCATGACGGCCGCCGATGACGTCGTCGTCCTCGACCACGCCGACGAACGCTCCGTGGTGCAGACCCGGTTCGCCACCACCGCACTCACCCTGCTCCGCGCCCACCTCGGACTGCACACCGACACGGTCGTCGCCGACGCCCGTGCCGCGCTGGACGCCCCGCTGCCCCAAGGGCTCGTCGACAGCGCGCAGTTCACCTTCCTCGGCCGCGGCTGGACCGTCGGACTCGCCCATGAGGCCGCGCTGAAGATGCGCGAGGCCGCGCAGGCGTGGACCGAGTCCTACCCGGCGATGGAGTACCGGCACGGCCCTATCAGCATCACCACCGAGGGCACCGCCACCTGGATGCTGGGCGAGCCCCCCGAGGGCCTCGCGGAACAGGTCCGCGCCACGTGCGGCAGGTGGGTCGCGGGCACCCTGGACCCGCTCGCCGAGCTGATCCGCGCCCAGCGACTCGCGGTCGCCGTCGCCCGATCCCGGGGCCTCGACCCGGACCGGCCGCGCCACCTCACCCGCTCGGTGATCCTCGCCCCCTGA
- a CDS encoding methyltransferase, with protein sequence MTTPWGEIALTRFPEDPRDRLRAWDASDEYLLRHLAEQEREQEQRPPLSGTVVVVGDRWGALVTALAAHRPVQITDSHLAQEATRANLARAGVEPGAVRLLTTQDAPPERIDVLLVRVPKSLALLEDQLFRLAPALHAGSVVVGTGMVKEIHTSTLELFERIIGPTRTSLAEKKARLIFSTQDAALERTANPWPYSYALPNDIGAVSGRTVVNHAGVFCADRLDIGTRFFLGHLPESRGGRVVDLGCGNGVVGTAVAVADPAAEVLFVDESFQAVASAEATYKANGVPGHAEFRVGDGLAGVPAGSVDLVLNNPPFHSHQATTDATAWRMFTGAKRALKPGGELWVVGNRHLGYHVKLRRLFGNCQLVSGDPKFVILKAVKR encoded by the coding sequence ATGACGACGCCCTGGGGCGAGATCGCCCTGACCCGCTTCCCCGAGGACCCGCGCGACCGGCTGCGGGCCTGGGACGCCTCCGACGAGTACCTCCTCAGGCATCTCGCGGAGCAGGAGCGGGAGCAGGAGCAGCGGCCCCCGCTGTCCGGCACGGTCGTGGTGGTCGGGGACCGCTGGGGCGCGCTGGTCACGGCACTGGCGGCGCACCGGCCGGTGCAGATCACCGACTCCCACCTCGCCCAGGAGGCGACCCGGGCGAACCTGGCCAGGGCCGGGGTCGAGCCCGGCGCGGTGCGGCTGCTGACCACGCAGGACGCGCCGCCCGAACGGATCGACGTGCTGCTGGTGCGGGTCCCCAAGAGCCTCGCGCTGCTGGAGGACCAGCTGTTCCGGCTGGCGCCCGCCCTGCACGCGGGCTCCGTCGTGGTCGGCACCGGCATGGTGAAGGAGATTCACACCTCGACCCTGGAGCTGTTCGAGCGGATCATCGGCCCGACCCGGACCTCGCTGGCGGAGAAGAAGGCCCGGCTGATCTTCAGCACCCAGGATGCCGCGCTGGAGCGCACCGCCAACCCCTGGCCGTACAGCTACGCACTCCCGAACGACATCGGCGCGGTCTCCGGCCGTACGGTCGTCAATCACGCGGGCGTGTTCTGCGCGGACCGCCTCGACATCGGCACCCGGTTCTTCCTCGGGCATCTGCCGGAGAGCCGGGGCGGGCGCGTGGTGGACCTCGGGTGCGGCAACGGCGTGGTCGGTACGGCGGTGGCGGTGGCCGATCCGGCGGCCGAGGTGCTGTTCGTCGACGAGTCCTTCCAGGCGGTGGCGTCGGCGGAGGCGACGTACAAGGCGAACGGGGTGCCGGGGCACGCCGAGTTCCGGGTGGGTGACGGTCTTGCCGGGGTGCCGGCCGGGAGCGTCGACCTGGTGCTGAACAACCCGCCGTTCCACTCCCACCAGGCGACGACCGACGCCACGGCGTGGCGGATGTTCACCGGGGCGAAGCGGGCGCTGAAGCCGGGCGGCGAGCTGTGGGTCGTCGGCAACCGCCATCTCGGGTACCACGTCAAGCTGCGCCGCCTGTTCGGCAACTGCCAACTGGTGTCCGGGGACCCGAAGTTCGTGATCCTGAAGGCGGTCAAGCGCTAG
- a CDS encoding SDR family oxidoreductase gives MTTTLITGANKGLGHETARRLLAAGHTVYVGSRDEERGRRAAEELGARFVRLDVTDDTSVTEAAKTIESEGGLDVLINNAGIEGRGENNSVLGPTDTTADVMRTVFDTNVFGVVRVTHAFLPLLQRSAAPVLVNVSSGLASLTHLSHPDLPPQFYPGVAYPASKTAVNMITVQYARAFPHMRINAVEPGFTATDLNGRTGTQTVEEGAEIIVRMARVGPDGPTGGYFSAQGPLPW, from the coding sequence ATGACCACCACACTCATCACCGGAGCCAACAAGGGCCTGGGCCACGAGACCGCACGCCGACTCCTCGCGGCGGGCCACACCGTCTACGTCGGCAGCCGCGACGAGGAGCGCGGACGCCGGGCCGCCGAGGAACTGGGCGCACGCTTCGTCCGGCTCGACGTCACCGACGACACGTCCGTCACCGAGGCGGCCAAGACGATCGAGTCCGAGGGCGGCCTCGACGTCCTGATCAACAACGCGGGCATCGAGGGAAGGGGCGAGAACAACAGCGTCCTCGGCCCCACGGACACCACGGCCGACGTCATGCGCACGGTGTTCGACACGAACGTCTTCGGCGTCGTCCGCGTCACCCACGCCTTCCTGCCGCTGCTCCAGCGGTCCGCCGCCCCCGTCCTGGTCAACGTCAGCAGCGGCCTGGCCTCGCTGACTCACCTGTCCCACCCGGACCTGCCGCCGCAGTTCTACCCGGGCGTGGCCTACCCGGCCTCGAAGACGGCCGTCAACATGATCACCGTGCAGTACGCGAGGGCATTCCCGCACATGCGGATCAACGCCGTCGAGCCCGGCTTCACCGCGACGGACCTCAACGGACGCACGGGCACCCAGACCGTCGAGGAGGGCGCCGAGATCATCGTCCGGATGGCCCGGGTGGGCCCGGACGGGCCGACCGGCGGCTACTTCTCGGCACAGGGCCCGCTGCCCTGGTAG